From one Prosthecobacter vanneervenii genomic stretch:
- the ychF gene encoding redox-regulated ATPase YchF has translation MLRAGIVGLPNVGKSTLFNAVTRTRKAEAANYPFCTIEPNTGVVTVPDERLAALSKLSGSFKLVPAAIEFVDIAGLVKGAAQGEGLGNKFLSHIREVDAIVHVVRCFENGDITHVSGTIDPVTDIEVINTELILADMEAVQRRKEKGEKKAKSGDKEAKAEIALCEKLIPHFDAGKPAVTLECTDDERKLLKSFFLITSKPCIFACNVAEDELASASNDPDNHPFVGKVREYVRHAHEATAVVVSAAIESELIDLSEEEAKAYLADIGVTDSGVSRLIKGAYDLLGLQTYLTTGEKETRAWTITKGMKAPQAAGVIHGDFERGFIAGEIVHFNDLIELGSTAKAKEKGKWRIEGKEYVMRDGDVVEWRFNV, from the coding sequence ATGCTCAGAGCCGGAATCGTAGGCCTCCCTAATGTAGGCAAATCCACCCTTTTTAACGCCGTCACCCGCACCCGCAAGGCGGAGGCTGCCAATTATCCATTCTGTACCATCGAGCCCAACACGGGCGTGGTGACCGTGCCGGATGAGCGCCTGGCGGCGCTTTCCAAGCTCTCCGGGTCCTTCAAACTGGTGCCTGCCGCGATTGAGTTCGTCGATATTGCCGGCCTGGTAAAAGGGGCTGCGCAGGGCGAAGGGCTGGGGAACAAGTTCCTGAGCCATATCCGCGAGGTGGACGCCATCGTGCACGTGGTGCGCTGCTTTGAAAATGGTGACATCACCCACGTCAGCGGGACGATCGATCCCGTGACCGATATTGAGGTCATCAATACTGAACTCATCCTCGCCGACATGGAGGCCGTGCAGCGCCGCAAGGAAAAGGGCGAAAAGAAAGCCAAGAGCGGAGACAAGGAGGCCAAGGCCGAGATCGCCCTGTGCGAAAAGCTCATTCCCCACTTTGACGCCGGCAAGCCCGCCGTAACGCTGGAGTGCACGGATGACGAGCGCAAGCTGCTGAAGAGCTTTTTCCTCATCACCTCCAAGCCCTGCATCTTTGCCTGCAACGTGGCGGAGGACGAACTGGCATCAGCTTCCAACGACCCGGACAACCATCCCTTTGTGGGCAAGGTGCGCGAGTATGTGCGCCATGCGCATGAGGCCACCGCCGTGGTGGTCAGCGCCGCCATCGAGAGCGAGCTGATCGACCTGAGCGAGGAAGAGGCCAAGGCCTACCTGGCGGACATCGGTGTGACAGACAGCGGTGTGTCACGCCTGATCAAAGGCGCCTATGACCTGCTGGGGCTGCAGACCTATCTGACCACGGGCGAGAAAGAAACCCGCGCCTGGACGATCACGAAGGGTATGAAAGCTCCGCAGGCGGCTGGTGTGATCCATGGCGACTTTGAGCGTGGCTTCATCGCGGGCGAAATCGTGCATTTCAACGACCTGATCGAACTCGGTTCCACTGCCAAGGCCAAGGAGAAGGGCAAGTGGCGCATTGAAGGCAAGGAATACGTCATGCGCGATGGCGACGTCGTGGAATGGCGCTTCAATGTTTGA
- the secD gene encoding protein translocase subunit SecD encodes MNPFATFFVGATILMMLLVYVGTAVHKTKRWVGSILVALTALSAIYTVRSMGIPLGIDLQGGSEFIVQLAPGKNEDGTPKAVTSSDVQQAIAILEKRLNPDASKDLTMQPEGSDRIVIQMPGITEDEIKEVRKAIQTVAHLEFRRVHPESQSKLEQIKARGGIKEPGWIEMPYSAPITAKDGSVINRSELVRDTPDIEGSYVSQAYRTVDAEGNKVALQFNSEGAKLFDDLAAVHYQKEMAIIVDGQIHSAPRLQARQYGGRAEISGGGGKGFSQQEADTLATLLSNPLKNPMIILSESSVSSAYGQSSIDQGKWIGIAALIITTCFMMFIYRLAGIVAIVGLVINIAILFGSMALFGFTLTMPGIAGVVLTIGMAVDANVLIYERLREEMEAGKTLAGALEAAYEKAFSAIADSNITTLISALILFVISGGLVKGFAVTLMIGLVSSMIGALIVTRVIFMWVVDKNLLHKIHTTKIIPDKVFDILSSAPKFIIASLVVTAISFGTLAVKGSAGFGIDFRGGSRVDVTLAKGKDIADGEFDALFKNLKQDGGKDLGSYYIQRKNDATGALNISIRCEELSGPAIQHAITAKWKTDTVAGTSIATVGSVIGSELAKQSFWAMMVALVAIFAYLMLRYEFAFALGAIIALFHDVLMVPGLCVLFGQELSVIHVGALLTIAGYSINDTIVVFDRIRETIQNGSGSTMRELMNEAICKTLSRTLLTGPTALAPMVVLLFLGNPAMLEFAMPITIGVLLGTYSSIFIASPLVLWYAKKSGTSLKRQVLDAQIEQMKAQQAIAAAAAAAGGGKK; translated from the coding sequence ATGAATCCCTTCGCCACCTTCTTTGTCGGTGCCACCATCTTGATGATGCTCCTCGTCTATGTCGGCACTGCTGTACATAAGACCAAGCGCTGGGTGGGCTCCATCCTCGTCGCCCTGACTGCCCTCTCCGCCATCTACACGGTGCGCTCCATGGGCATCCCCCTCGGTATCGACCTTCAAGGCGGCAGCGAGTTCATCGTTCAGCTTGCCCCCGGCAAAAACGAAGACGGCACTCCCAAAGCGGTGACCAGCAGTGATGTGCAGCAGGCCATCGCCATCTTGGAAAAGCGTCTCAATCCGGATGCGTCCAAAGACCTGACCATGCAGCCTGAGGGTAGCGACCGCATCGTGATTCAGATGCCAGGTATCACCGAGGATGAAATCAAGGAAGTCCGCAAGGCCATCCAGACCGTAGCCCACCTCGAATTCCGCCGCGTCCACCCTGAAAGCCAGTCCAAGCTGGAGCAGATCAAAGCTCGTGGCGGCATCAAAGAGCCCGGCTGGATCGAAATGCCATACAGCGCACCCATCACTGCGAAGGATGGATCCGTCATCAACCGCTCCGAACTCGTCCGCGACACGCCTGATATCGAAGGCAGCTACGTCTCCCAGGCCTACCGCACTGTCGATGCCGAAGGCAACAAGGTTGCCCTCCAGTTCAACAGCGAAGGTGCCAAGCTCTTCGATGATCTCGCCGCCGTGCATTATCAGAAGGAAATGGCCATCATCGTTGACGGCCAGATCCACTCCGCACCCCGCCTTCAGGCCCGTCAGTATGGTGGTCGTGCCGAAATCTCCGGCGGTGGCGGCAAAGGCTTCTCCCAGCAGGAAGCCGACACCCTGGCCACCCTTCTGAGCAATCCGCTGAAGAACCCGATGATCATCCTTTCCGAAAGCTCCGTCTCCTCGGCTTATGGTCAGTCTTCCATCGACCAGGGCAAGTGGATCGGCATCGCCGCTCTCATCATCACCACCTGCTTCATGATGTTCATCTACCGTCTGGCCGGCATCGTGGCCATCGTCGGTCTGGTCATCAACATCGCCATTCTCTTCGGCTCCATGGCCCTCTTCGGTTTCACGCTCACCATGCCCGGTATCGCGGGTGTCGTGCTCACCATCGGCATGGCCGTGGATGCCAACGTTCTGATCTACGAGCGACTGCGTGAGGAAATGGAGGCCGGCAAGACCCTCGCTGGAGCCCTGGAGGCCGCATATGAGAAGGCCTTCTCCGCCATCGCCGACTCCAACATCACCACCCTGATCTCGGCCCTCATCCTGTTTGTCATCTCCGGCGGTCTGGTCAAAGGCTTCGCCGTCACCCTCATGATCGGTCTGGTCTCCTCCATGATCGGCGCACTCATCGTCACCCGCGTCATCTTCATGTGGGTGGTGGACAAGAACCTCCTCCACAAGATCCACACCACCAAGATCATCCCGGACAAGGTCTTCGACATCCTCTCCTCGGCTCCCAAGTTCATCATCGCCTCCCTTGTAGTGACCGCCATCTCCTTCGGCACCCTGGCCGTCAAAGGCAGCGCTGGCTTCGGCATCGACTTCCGCGGCGGCAGCCGTGTGGACGTCACCCTCGCCAAAGGCAAGGACATCGCCGATGGCGAATTCGACGCCCTCTTCAAGAACCTCAAGCAGGATGGCGGCAAGGATCTCGGCAGCTACTACATCCAGCGCAAGAACGACGCCACCGGAGCCCTCAACATCAGCATTCGCTGTGAAGAGCTCAGCGGCCCCGCCATCCAGCATGCCATCACCGCCAAGTGGAAGACCGACACCGTCGCAGGCACCAGCATCGCCACCGTGGGTTCTGTCATCGGCTCCGAGCTCGCCAAGCAGTCCTTTTGGGCCATGATGGTCGCCCTCGTCGCCATCTTCGCCTACTTGATGCTGCGCTACGAGTTCGCCTTCGCCCTCGGTGCCATCATCGCCCTCTTCCACGACGTGCTCATGGTCCCCGGCCTTTGCGTTCTCTTCGGCCAGGAGCTCAGTGTCATCCACGTCGGCGCGCTGCTCACCATCGCTGGTTACTCCATCAACGACACCATCGTCGTCTTTGACCGTATCCGCGAGACCATCCAGAACGGCAGCGGCTCCACCATGCGCGAGCTGATGAACGAGGCCATCTGCAAGACCCTCTCCCGTACGCTCCTCACCGGCCCCACCGCCCTCGCTCCGATGGTCGTGCTTCTCTTCCTTGGCAATCCTGCCATGCTCGAGTTCGCCATGCCGATCACCATTGGCGTGCTTCTCGGCACCTACTCCTCCATCTTCATCGCCTCCCCGCTGGTGCTCTGGTACGCGAAGAAGTCCGGCACCAGCCTCAAGCGCCAGGTGCTCGACGCCCAGATCGAGCAGATGAAAGCCCAGCAGGCCATCGCTGCAGCAGCTGCCGCAGCCGGCGGCGGCAAGAAGTAA
- a CDS encoding DUF1501 domain-containing protein, whose product MFKFSGQGSITNCDGITRRDFLQAGALGAIGLTMPGFAKLKAEGRVDPKKSSKSCIMIFNLGAPSQQDLWDMKPDAPSEIRGPFKPIRTKSDAFEISEILPLHAKIADKFSLVRSCYHTAAAVHDTGHQMMQTGRLFTGGVNTPHVGSALEFLQGRRSDLPAHVILPETMGPTGGNMPHGQDAGFLGKSYDPFVLNADPAVKDFKVPDLLPPKEIGEVRLERRRELRELVDSSVRNFEYSEQAKLMDSNFESAYRIMTSSQAREAFDLTKEPMKVRERYGLNRFGQSCLLARRLVERGVRFVTVNTFITVFGEITWDIHGSKPFTSIEGMRDIVAPMYDQGYSALIEDLFQRGMLDDTMVTCLAEFGRTPKINPAGGRDHWPNCWTVNFAGGGVKGGHVVGKSDDIGGYPTERPVAPKEIVATIYQAMGIDLTTELPGPQGRPYPVVDFGTQAIKELFA is encoded by the coding sequence ATGTTCAAGTTCTCCGGCCAAGGCTCCATCACCAATTGCGACGGGATCACGCGTCGTGATTTCCTACAGGCAGGCGCACTCGGCGCCATCGGGCTGACGATGCCTGGATTTGCCAAACTGAAGGCGGAGGGGCGTGTGGACCCGAAGAAGAGCAGCAAGTCCTGCATCATGATCTTCAACCTTGGCGCTCCCAGCCAGCAGGATCTGTGGGACATGAAGCCGGATGCTCCGAGCGAGATCCGCGGACCTTTTAAGCCGATCCGCACGAAGAGTGATGCGTTTGAAATCTCCGAGATCCTGCCACTGCATGCGAAGATCGCGGACAAGTTCAGCCTGGTGCGTTCCTGTTACCACACAGCGGCTGCAGTGCATGACACGGGGCACCAGATGATGCAGACGGGACGGCTTTTCACCGGAGGTGTAAACACGCCGCATGTGGGCAGCGCGCTGGAGTTTCTGCAAGGCCGCCGGAGCGATCTGCCCGCCCATGTGATTCTGCCGGAGACGATGGGACCCACGGGCGGCAACATGCCACACGGCCAGGATGCCGGCTTTTTGGGCAAGTCCTACGATCCCTTTGTGCTGAATGCGGACCCTGCAGTGAAGGATTTCAAGGTGCCGGATCTGCTGCCGCCCAAGGAGATCGGCGAGGTGCGACTGGAGCGCCGCCGCGAGCTGCGTGAGCTGGTGGACAGCAGCGTGCGCAACTTTGAATACAGCGAGCAGGCCAAGCTGATGGACTCCAACTTCGAATCCGCCTACCGCATCATGACCAGCTCTCAAGCGCGCGAGGCCTTTGACCTGACCAAGGAGCCGATGAAGGTGCGCGAGCGTTACGGCCTGAACCGCTTTGGCCAGAGCTGCCTGCTGGCGCGCCGCCTGGTGGAGCGCGGCGTGCGTTTCGTGACGGTGAACACGTTTATCACCGTGTTTGGCGAGATCACCTGGGATATCCACGGCTCCAAACCCTTCACAAGCATTGAGGGTATGCGCGACATCGTGGCACCGATGTATGACCAGGGGTACAGCGCCCTCATCGAGGATCTCTTCCAGCGCGGCATGTTGGATGACACCATGGTCACCTGCCTGGCTGAATTTGGCCGCACGCCCAAGATCAATCCGGCTGGTGGCCGCGACCATTGGCCGAATTGCTGGACGGTGAACTTTGCCGGTGGCGGCGTGAAGGGCGGCCATGTGGTGGGCAAGAGCGACGACATCGGTGGCTATCCCACCGAGCGCCCCGTGGCTCCAAAGGAGATCGTGGCAACCATCTATCAGGCGATGGGCATTGACCTTACCACCGAGCTGCCCGGACCGCAGGGCAGGCCGTATCCGGTCGTCGATTTTGGAACGCAGGCGATCAAGGAGCTGTTTGCGTAA
- the yajC gene encoding preprotein translocase subunit YajC, with translation MTPISLESTLFLAQAAPAGAQGGPFGSPLMFPVLMIVLMYFVIFRPQQKRMKEHQKLVSSIAVDDHVIMESGVHGIITSIKDRTVMVKIADNVKVQFERSKIAAVTKKSDVVDATAS, from the coding sequence ATGACCCCCATTTCTCTCGAAAGCACCCTCTTCCTGGCCCAGGCCGCACCTGCTGGCGCCCAAGGTGGCCCCTTTGGCAGCCCGCTGATGTTCCCGGTGCTCATGATCGTGCTCATGTACTTCGTCATCTTCCGCCCTCAGCAGAAGCGCATGAAGGAGCACCAGAAGCTCGTCTCCAGCATTGCTGTGGATGACCACGTCATCATGGAGAGCGGCGTGCATGGCATCATCACCAGCATCAAGGACCGCACCGTGATGGTCAAAATCGCCGACAACGTCAAAGTGCAATTCGAACGCTCCAAGATTGCCGCCGTGACGAAAAAGTCTGATGTCGTCGATGCGACCGCCTCCTAA
- a CDS encoding DUF1549 domain-containing protein has translation MMFRSFIAFAVFASASVAEVPSFRNTIQPILTRYGCAMGACHGAAAGQGGFRLSLRGFDDEGDWISITRSANGRRLTLEDPARSLFLLKAVKAVPHKGDKRFEVNSPEYKAIADWIAAGAPGPKADDPRIVTLDVEPKQLVTKPGTTLKLKVTAKFSDGHSEDVTRWAKYNGVNASVATVDEQGVVKTTGRGETAISAWYLSLLTVSTVVVPSDGVVDEPAFAQMKPRNFIDEQVLKKLRTLNIPPSGRADDHEFLRRAFLDTIGVLPALEETRAFLADKSADKRDRLIETLLQRPEFVDYWSHRWSDLLLVNGDKLMPQAMWSYYNWIRRNVAANTPWDVMVRDLLTATGSTLENGAGNFFILNDEPTKCAETISVAFLGTSIACAKCHNHPMEKWTNNEYFAFANMLSRVRTKNGAQADERVLFSSDDGELVQPLTGKPQPPHPLDVTTPVSMTSTEDRRVPLAKWLTGADNKLFQRAIVNRVWANFFGSGLVEAVDDLRVTNPASNEPLFAAACDHLVKAKFDLKALMRTILQSETYQRSSVTLPENITDLRYGSHYVPRRLKAEVLLDTVSQVTEAPTTFKIDKRNANRGTSESYPMGFRALQLPDSNIASYFLKSFGRADRVATCECERTNEPSMAQALHIANGETLNQKLAQKDNRLDALLTSNLSNEKIIEEAYLIALTRLPTERESAKAAEMLAKASADDRRTTLEDIFWGLMSSKEFLFNH, from the coding sequence ATGATGTTTCGTTCCTTTATTGCCTTTGCGGTTTTTGCTTCGGCAAGCGTGGCTGAAGTCCCTTCCTTTCGTAACACCATCCAGCCGATCCTTACGCGCTATGGCTGTGCAATGGGGGCATGTCATGGTGCGGCTGCGGGGCAGGGTGGTTTTCGCCTGTCGCTGCGCGGTTTTGATGATGAGGGTGACTGGATCTCCATCACCCGCAGTGCGAACGGGCGCAGGCTGACGCTGGAAGATCCGGCGCGAAGTTTGTTTCTGTTGAAGGCCGTGAAGGCGGTGCCGCACAAGGGCGACAAGCGATTTGAAGTGAACTCGCCGGAGTACAAGGCGATCGCCGACTGGATCGCCGCCGGTGCGCCGGGGCCGAAGGCAGATGATCCGCGCATCGTGACGCTGGACGTGGAGCCGAAGCAACTGGTGACGAAACCCGGGACGACGCTGAAGCTCAAGGTCACGGCAAAGTTCAGCGACGGCCACAGCGAGGATGTGACGCGCTGGGCCAAGTACAACGGCGTGAACGCCAGCGTGGCCACCGTGGACGAGCAGGGCGTCGTGAAAACGACCGGCCGAGGGGAAACAGCCATCAGCGCGTGGTATCTGAGCCTCCTGACTGTATCCACCGTGGTGGTGCCTAGCGATGGCGTGGTGGATGAGCCTGCGTTTGCACAGATGAAGCCGCGCAATTTCATCGACGAGCAGGTGCTCAAGAAATTGCGTACTCTGAACATCCCGCCTTCAGGACGTGCGGATGATCACGAATTTCTGCGTCGTGCGTTTCTGGATACGATTGGTGTTTTGCCCGCGCTCGAAGAAACCCGCGCCTTTCTTGCGGACAAGAGTGCGGACAAGCGCGACCGCCTTATCGAGACGCTGCTGCAGCGGCCTGAGTTCGTCGATTACTGGTCGCACCGCTGGAGCGATTTGCTGCTGGTGAATGGAGACAAGCTCATGCCGCAGGCGATGTGGTCCTACTACAACTGGATCCGGCGCAACGTGGCCGCCAACACGCCGTGGGACGTGATGGTGCGCGATCTCCTGACCGCCACGGGCAGCACGCTGGAAAATGGCGCGGGGAATTTCTTCATCCTGAACGACGAGCCGACCAAGTGCGCGGAGACGATCAGCGTGGCGTTTTTGGGAACCTCCATCGCCTGCGCGAAGTGCCACAACCACCCGATGGAAAAGTGGACGAACAACGAGTATTTCGCCTTTGCCAACATGCTCTCCCGTGTGCGCACCAAGAACGGTGCGCAGGCGGATGAGAGGGTGCTTTTCTCCTCTGATGATGGTGAGCTGGTGCAGCCACTGACGGGCAAGCCGCAGCCTCCGCACCCGCTGGATGTGACCACGCCGGTCTCGATGACCTCGACTGAAGACCGTCGGGTGCCGCTGGCGAAATGGCTGACCGGCGCGGACAACAAGCTCTTTCAGCGTGCGATCGTGAACCGCGTGTGGGCGAACTTCTTTGGCTCCGGCCTCGTCGAGGCTGTGGATGATCTGCGAGTGACGAATCCGGCAAGCAATGAGCCGCTCTTTGCCGCAGCCTGTGATCATCTGGTGAAGGCGAAGTTTGACCTGAAGGCGCTCATGCGGACCATCCTGCAAAGCGAGACTTACCAGCGCAGCAGCGTGACTTTGCCGGAGAACATCACCGATCTGCGCTATGGCTCGCACTACGTGCCGCGCAGGCTGAAGGCGGAGGTGCTGCTGGACACGGTGTCCCAAGTGACGGAGGCGCCCACCACCTTCAAGATCGACAAGCGCAACGCCAATCGCGGCACGAGCGAGAGCTACCCGATGGGCTTCCGTGCGCTGCAACTGCCGGACAGCAACATCGCCAGCTATTTCCTCAAGAGCTTTGGCCGCGCCGATCGTGTGGCCACCTGCGAGTGCGAGCGCACCAACGAGCCCAGCATGGCCCAGGCGCTGCACATTGCGAATGGAGAGACGCTGAACCAGAAGCTGGCGCAGAAGGACAACCGCCTGGATGCGCTGCTGACCAGCAATCTGAGCAACGAGAAGATCATCGAAGAGGCCTACCTCATCGCGCTGACGCGTCTGCCCACGGAGAGGGAGAGCGCCAAGGCGGCGGAGATGCTGGCCAAAGCCTCAGCCGATGATCGCCGAACCACCCTTGAGGATATCTTTTGGGGGCTGATGAGTTCGAAGGAGTTTTTGTTTAATCACTGA
- a CDS encoding L,D-transpeptidase — MRAGLLLGMALLAACQSSRKPPPPPPAPIKEVWKYPGEWKGGNKPITRMVINVDVQRAMLYSGKQEVGWTYFASGIPSFPTPTGEFKILEKVKDKVSNLYGKGFDKDGKVVNSDFKQGRDLLPEGGHFEPAKMTYFMRLTGDGVGMHIGPIPRPGRRASHGCIRLPSKMAPILFEHTAVGTPVTITGNGPDYQTYLKQSAEKAKANAEKLAAAKKKAAEAAAAATAATTLAPDDPNGPKGAVTTPPLGAPPGTPAVEVKPAEPVNPPPANN; from the coding sequence ATGCGTGCCGGGCTCCTTCTCGGCATGGCGCTGCTGGCCGCCTGCCAGTCCTCACGCAAGCCGCCGCCTCCGCCGCCGGCACCGATCAAGGAGGTGTGGAAATACCCAGGCGAGTGGAAGGGCGGTAACAAGCCGATCACGCGCATGGTCATCAATGTGGATGTGCAGCGCGCGATGTTGTACAGCGGCAAGCAGGAGGTGGGCTGGACGTATTTCGCCAGCGGTATTCCATCCTTCCCGACTCCGACCGGAGAGTTCAAAATTTTGGAGAAGGTGAAGGACAAGGTCTCGAACTTGTACGGCAAGGGTTTTGACAAGGACGGCAAGGTGGTGAACTCCGACTTCAAGCAGGGACGTGATCTACTGCCTGAAGGCGGGCACTTTGAGCCGGCAAAGATGACCTATTTCATGCGCCTGACCGGCGACGGAGTGGGCATGCATATCGGGCCGATCCCTCGGCCTGGACGCCGTGCCTCGCATGGCTGCATCCGGCTGCCGAGCAAGATGGCGCCGATCCTCTTTGAGCATACTGCGGTGGGCACGCCGGTGACGATCACGGGCAATGGCCCTGATTACCAGACTTACCTGAAGCAGTCTGCAGAGAAGGCCAAGGCCAATGCCGAGAAGCTGGCGGCAGCGAAGAAAAAGGCGGCAGAAGCGGCTGCTGCTGCGACGGCGGCCACGACACTGGCACCGGATGATCCAAACGGGCCGAAGGGTGCTGTGACGACACCGCCGCTGGGAGCACCACCCGGAACGCCTGCTGTGGAAGTGAAGCCTGCTGAGCCGGTGAATCCGCCGCCTGCGAACAACTGA
- the tgt gene encoding tRNA guanosine(34) transglycosylase Tgt produces the protein MSFELLATDSSSHARRGRLTTPHGVVETPVFMPVGTQGTVKAMHPDELKALNSQIILGNTYHLFVRPGMEIMKEAGGLHAFANWDRPILTDSGGFQVFSLAKLRKIKEEGCHFQNHLDGTPMFIGPETSMEIQATLGSDVAMLFDECTPYPCEAKEAEKSLDLTLRWARRCRTWIDEHRPQTGGGAQQHFGIVQGSVYKELRERSARELVAMGFDGYAIGGLSVGEPEEDMMRIAEWTTPHLPANQARYAMGLGTPPQVIELIARGIDMFDCVLPTRLARNGTAFTHEGMMNLRNACYARDFRPISEDTHPLCQGFSRAYIRHLVQAQEILGLRLISLHNLHFYASLTSRARQAIEQGCFAEFRAEVVAKYNSHPSASES, from the coding sequence ATGTCTTTTGAGCTTTTAGCCACCGATTCCTCCTCCCACGCCCGCCGTGGGCGGCTGACGACGCCCCATGGGGTGGTGGAGACCCCCGTCTTCATGCCGGTGGGCACTCAGGGCACGGTCAAGGCCATGCACCCGGACGAGCTCAAGGCGCTCAATTCCCAGATCATCCTGGGAAACACCTACCATCTCTTCGTCCGTCCCGGCATGGAGATCATGAAGGAGGCGGGGGGCCTGCACGCCTTTGCCAACTGGGACCGGCCGATCTTGACAGACAGCGGTGGCTTCCAGGTCTTCTCCTTGGCTAAGCTACGGAAAATCAAAGAAGAAGGCTGCCACTTCCAGAACCATCTGGACGGCACCCCCATGTTCATCGGCCCGGAGACCTCCATGGAGATCCAGGCCACCCTCGGCTCAGACGTAGCCATGCTCTTTGACGAGTGCACCCCCTACCCTTGCGAGGCCAAAGAGGCGGAAAAGAGCCTCGACCTGACCCTCCGCTGGGCCCGGCGTTGCCGTACCTGGATCGATGAACACCGCCCCCAGACGGGCGGTGGGGCGCAGCAGCACTTCGGTATTGTGCAAGGCAGTGTCTATAAAGAGCTGCGCGAAAGATCCGCCCGCGAACTCGTGGCCATGGGCTTCGACGGCTACGCCATCGGCGGCCTCAGTGTCGGAGAGCCCGAGGAGGACATGATGCGCATCGCCGAATGGACGACGCCCCACCTCCCGGCCAATCAGGCCCGCTACGCCATGGGCCTCGGCACCCCCCCCCAGGTCATCGAGCTCATCGCCCGGGGGATCGACATGTTTGACTGCGTGCTGCCCACCCGCCTGGCCCGGAACGGCACCGCCTTCACTCACGAGGGCATGATGAACCTCCGAAACGCCTGCTACGCCCGCGACTTCCGCCCCATCTCCGAAGACACCCACCCCCTCTGCCAGGGCTTTTCACGCGCCTACATCCGCCATCTGGTTCAGGCTCAGGAGATTCTGGGTTTGCGGTTGATTTCTCTTCATAACCTGCATTTCTACGCGTCCCTCACGTCCAGGGCACGTCAAGCGATCGAACAGGGTTGTTTCGCCGAGTTCCGGGCAGAGGTCGTCGCGAAGTACAATTCCCATCCCTCAGCCTCCGAATCATGA
- a CDS encoding HAD family hydrolase — protein MAKLQAFIFDLDGTLIDSLADIAESINRMLDARGYPRCEKEVFKQMVGDGMEKLVERALPEAVRSEALIKVCTEEYRAQYDLLWQEQTRPYEGIVEMLAEMKQRGLKLGVISNKAHRFTVPMTEHFFGKGVFDHILGQRAEVPRKPDAAGAHEMAAFLGLQTDEMAYVGDSGIDMQFARNSGMRAVGVRWGFRSEAELRECGAELLISRAAELFDLC, from the coding sequence ATGGCCAAACTCCAAGCCTTCATTTTTGACCTCGACGGCACGCTTATCGACTCGCTGGCGGACATCGCGGAATCCATCAACCGGATGCTGGACGCCCGGGGGTATCCGCGCTGCGAGAAGGAGGTGTTTAAGCAGATGGTGGGGGATGGGATGGAGAAACTGGTGGAGCGGGCGCTGCCGGAGGCGGTGCGTAGCGAGGCGCTGATCAAGGTCTGCACCGAGGAATACCGTGCACAGTATGATCTTCTCTGGCAGGAGCAGACGCGGCCGTACGAAGGCATCGTGGAGATGCTGGCGGAAATGAAGCAGCGGGGGCTGAAGCTGGGGGTGATCTCGAACAAAGCGCACCGCTTCACCGTGCCGATGACGGAGCATTTCTTTGGCAAGGGGGTGTTTGACCACATCCTGGGCCAGCGCGCGGAAGTGCCGCGCAAGCCGGATGCCGCAGGCGCGCACGAGATGGCGGCCTTTCTGGGCCTGCAGACGGATGAGATGGCGTATGTGGGCGACTCAGGCATCGACATGCAGTTTGCCCGGAACAGCGGGATGCGCGCGGTGGGGGTGCGCTGGGGATTCCGCAGCGAGGCGGAACTGCGCGAGTGCGGGGCTGAGCTGCTTATTTCCCGAGCTGCGGAATTGTTCGATCTTTGCTGA